Proteins from one Mycolicibacter virginiensis genomic window:
- a CDS encoding DUF732 domain-containing protein produces MKSMTLAAAVLGLAVTLAAPAHADPDTDFARELHTYGIYGPRDYNAWLGKIVCERLDKGVDGDAAKSVRFITPNLQKGTNQAQAWQFLGASVNTYCPDKRPVLERAAQQG; encoded by the coding sequence ATGAAATCGATGACCCTCGCCGCAGCGGTCTTGGGCTTGGCCGTGACCCTGGCAGCACCCGCTCACGCCGACCCCGACACCGATTTCGCCCGAGAACTGCACACCTATGGCATCTACGGCCCGCGCGACTACAACGCCTGGTTGGGCAAGATCGTCTGCGAGCGGTTGGACAAGGGCGTCGACGGCGACGCGGCCAAGTCGGTCCGCTTCATCACCCCCAACCTGCAGAAGGGCACCAACCAGGCGCAGGCCTGGCAGTTCCTCGGCGCGTCGGTCAACACCTACTGCCCGGACAAGCGGCCGGTGCTGGAGCGCGCGGCCCAACAAGGCTGA
- a CDS encoding tellurite resistance/C4-dicarboxylate transporter family protein, producing the protein MGTRTGATVSATGSREAIRTLNPGYFALVMASGMVSTAMYHQKSHWVSVLLLWVTVFSYLVLIVVSTVRIVAYRREFLADLYDSGRAFGLFTFVSATNVLGARLVIDGHSTVAVGLLVISTLTWLVLGYLIPWTAVLGTSERPVVRRANGTWFIWVVASQSIAVLAAVLEVEVSEPWRQSLALLAVVSWSIGVFLYGAAGIFVALRLLLYPLLPEDLIPQYWVAMGATAITVLAGAHIVEMAEAPMVHATRGLIAGTSVVFWAFGTWLIPPMIAAGVWRHVVHRVPLRYEAPWWSVIFPLGMYGVGSHYLGQADQLPIVYYIGSVETWIALGAWTVVFVLMLHHLIHTLGPGPR; encoded by the coding sequence ATGGGCACCCGAACGGGGGCGACGGTCTCGGCGACCGGGAGCCGTGAGGCGATCCGCACGCTCAACCCGGGCTACTTCGCGCTGGTGATGGCCAGCGGCATGGTGTCGACCGCGATGTATCACCAGAAGTCCCACTGGGTTTCGGTGCTGCTGCTGTGGGTGACGGTGTTCTCCTACCTGGTGTTGATCGTGGTCTCGACAGTGCGCATCGTCGCCTACCGGCGCGAATTCTTGGCCGATCTCTACGATTCCGGGCGCGCCTTCGGTCTGTTCACATTCGTCTCGGCCACCAATGTGCTGGGAGCGCGGCTAGTCATCGACGGGCACAGCACCGTCGCAGTCGGCCTGCTGGTGATCAGCACGCTGACCTGGCTGGTGCTGGGTTATCTGATTCCGTGGACCGCGGTGCTGGGGACCTCCGAGCGGCCGGTGGTGCGCCGGGCCAACGGCACCTGGTTCATCTGGGTGGTGGCCAGCCAGTCCATTGCGGTGTTGGCCGCGGTGCTCGAGGTGGAGGTGTCCGAGCCGTGGCGCCAAAGCCTGGCGCTGCTCGCGGTGGTCTCCTGGTCGATCGGGGTATTCCTCTACGGTGCCGCCGGAATCTTTGTCGCGCTGCGGCTGTTGCTCTACCCGCTGCTTCCCGAAGATCTCATCCCGCAGTACTGGGTCGCGATGGGTGCCACCGCGATCACGGTGCTGGCCGGCGCCCACATCGTCGAGATGGCCGAAGCGCCGATGGTGCACGCCACCCGCGGTCTGATCGCCGGCACGTCGGTGGTGTTCTGGGCGTTCGGCACCTGGCTGATCCCGCCGATGATCGCCGCCGGAGTGTGGCGCCATGTGGTGCATCGTGTTCCACTGCGCTACGAAGCGCCATGGTGGAGTGTGATCTTCCCGCTGGGCATGTACGGGGTGGGCAGTCACTACCTGGGACAGGCCGACCAGCTGCCGATCGTCTACTACATCGGTTCGGTCGAGACCTGGATCGCGCTGGGTGCCTGGACCGTTGTGTTCGTCCTGATGCTGCACCACCTGATCCATACCCTGGGTCCCGGGCCGCGCTAA
- a CDS encoding enoyl-CoA hydratase/isomerase family protein, whose product MTTDLTVSVTDGVALLTLNRPQARNAYTATMGRLLSQAYRDCDADDAIRAIVLTGAGDAFCAGADLSSPTSPFEAPEDSGAFTASPISPAAFELSTPVIAAVNGHAIGIGLTIALQADIRIMAADAKYAVPQVRRGVVPDCMAHWTLPRLAGTAVAAEVLLTGRTFDGHEAAQMGIASRCLPTADVLDHALSVARDIAVNVAPTSATLSKRLLWDTVINGYGPRQVAELETQLHHQVMGSPDAREGVEAYLQRRAPRWSTTP is encoded by the coding sequence CTGACGACCGACCTGACGGTCAGCGTCACCGACGGCGTCGCGCTGCTCACGCTGAACCGGCCCCAGGCCCGTAACGCCTACACCGCAACCATGGGGCGGCTGCTGAGCCAGGCCTACCGTGACTGCGACGCCGACGACGCGATTCGCGCGATCGTTCTGACCGGTGCCGGCGACGCCTTCTGCGCCGGAGCCGACCTGTCATCGCCGACAAGCCCCTTCGAGGCGCCCGAGGACTCCGGCGCGTTCACCGCCTCGCCGATAAGCCCGGCGGCATTCGAGTTGAGCACTCCCGTTATCGCCGCGGTCAATGGTCACGCCATCGGGATTGGGCTGACCATCGCTTTGCAGGCCGATATCCGGATCATGGCCGCGGACGCGAAATACGCCGTGCCACAGGTCCGCCGAGGCGTCGTTCCGGACTGCATGGCGCATTGGACGCTGCCCCGGCTGGCGGGCACCGCCGTTGCCGCCGAGGTGCTGCTGACCGGGCGCACGTTCGACGGGCATGAGGCCGCCCAGATGGGCATCGCCAGCCGCTGCTTGCCGACCGCGGACGTCCTCGACCATGCGCTCTCGGTCGCCCGTGACATTGCCGTCAATGTGGCACCGACGTCGGCGACGCTGAGCAAGCGGTTGCTGTGGGACACCGTGATCAACGGCTATGGCCCGCGGCAGGTCGCTGAGCTGGAAACCCAACTCCATCACCAGGTGATGGGGAGCCCTGACGCGCGCGAAGGCGTCGAGGCGTATCTCCAACGACGCGCACCCCGCTGGAGCACAACGCCTTAG
- a CDS encoding oxygenase MpaB family protein, whose protein sequence is MANVSNVPNADLAVARYGQAGRDWIAGTRIADPLADAVVADFAALPSGAGMAMFRAAVQHGIDSVESPPESLRALFDQIDHEPDWLDHDRLDRAAGHIVRHTASYGIVLGAASLTAGAMNAAAGMPLVLTGRYTSQAAVRSIEVGAWLEEILTPGGLRRDGAGLATTLRVRMIHAFVRRHLLAENDWNSDAWGAPIPQSYMAFTIVEFGRIALAAMHQLGVRYTQDELDDIYHFWRYVGLLNGVAPELNPATEADQIRIAELYALTAVEPDDGDRDFVRALTHDYLAREIAELMPFGGAWKHRVGVNIINGMTRAFLGDANASRLGVADTAFKYLPRVLGPAVGGVNEVLARIPGVNELRTRRALANYPRLMAEQRQRYGVHHDLVDAAPDNGGHPAAARSA, encoded by the coding sequence ATGGCAAACGTGTCCAATGTCCCCAATGCCGACCTAGCCGTTGCGCGATACGGCCAGGCCGGCCGCGACTGGATCGCCGGGACACGGATCGCCGACCCGCTGGCCGATGCCGTGGTAGCCGATTTCGCCGCGCTGCCTAGCGGGGCGGGGATGGCCATGTTTCGGGCAGCGGTCCAGCACGGCATCGACTCTGTCGAGTCGCCGCCGGAATCGCTGCGGGCATTGTTCGACCAGATTGACCACGAGCCCGACTGGCTCGACCACGACCGCCTGGATAGGGCCGCGGGTCATATCGTGCGCCACACCGCGTCCTACGGCATCGTCTTGGGTGCGGCCTCGTTGACTGCCGGTGCCATGAACGCCGCCGCCGGGATGCCGTTGGTGTTGACCGGCCGCTACACCAGCCAGGCCGCCGTGCGGTCGATCGAGGTCGGCGCGTGGCTGGAGGAGATCCTGACGCCCGGCGGCCTGCGGCGCGACGGCGCCGGTCTGGCCACGACGTTGCGGGTCCGAATGATTCATGCGTTCGTCCGGCGTCATCTGCTGGCCGAGAACGACTGGAACAGCGATGCGTGGGGTGCACCCATTCCGCAGAGCTACATGGCGTTCACCATCGTTGAGTTCGGTCGGATCGCCCTGGCAGCGATGCACCAACTGGGGGTTCGCTATACCCAAGACGAACTCGACGACATCTACCACTTCTGGCGCTACGTCGGTCTCCTCAACGGTGTTGCACCCGAGCTGAATCCGGCCACCGAAGCCGATCAGATCCGCATCGCCGAACTGTATGCGCTGACCGCGGTGGAACCCGACGACGGGGACCGTGACTTCGTCCGCGCATTGACGCACGACTATCTGGCGCGCGAGATCGCCGAGCTAATGCCGTTCGGGGGAGCCTGGAAGCACCGCGTCGGTGTGAACATCATCAATGGCATGACCCGGGCGTTTCTCGGTGACGCCAACGCCAGCCGGCTTGGTGTGGCGGACACGGCCTTCAAGTACCTGCCGCGGGTACTGGGCCCGGCCGTCGGCGGGGTCAACGAGGTACTGGCGCGCATCCCCGGGGTCAATGAACTGCGGACCCGGCGCGCTTTGGCCAACTATCCGCGGCTGATGGCCGAACAGCGGCAGCGTTACGGAGTACACCACGATCTGGTCGATGCCGCACCCGACAATGGCGGCCATCCCGCGGCAGCGCGCTCCGCGTAG
- a CDS encoding serine/threonine-protein kinase, translated as MALLAGTEFAGYTIVRSIGAGGMGEVYLAEHPRLPRRDALKILPEAFTGNHEFRGRFVREADLAAGLWHPHIVGVHDRGEFDGRLWIAMDYVDGCDASQLVRTKHPAGMPVAEVTTIVSAIAGALDYAHQRGLLHRDVKPGNILIESASSGPPRIALSDFGIAREIVDSAGLTATNLTVGTVAYAAPEQLMGQSLDGRADQYALAATTYHLLTGSAPFSNSNPAAVIGQHLTATPPKLSALRPELAALDEVLGKALSKAPADRFATCAEFASALSQAENDADRSTVRRQVTATPAAIQTQENRRQRGRKRGVAILSVVTVLIATVVAMGTYIRNHPATHVEEIHPIAATAPLDGTFRFQYRPAQSTLMGSPHPLPYEDYERWWAMRTSCNQSACFAIGLPLNSEDHNRLQDNGTATRFQFVDGNWHESPRRKRDDMDACSIGADGTMEKGQDTTVTASQLQPQSDGSFQSTVTMTVITSECGRQGGVFQTPFTAVRVGDNPPEITMPDPIIAELPTPETMTGPVLAGAYQLTLNTGQTRSDGTFNHTSDVLRQWWAYRSRCTASGCVATAAALDEANPTQATGLASVLRLVDGRWHQMSTPIRVPCDSDPTREHTTDNSLTLNPLPDGTLSGTYRYTINSNECGGKGSWFEVPVTAVREGEVPASVTVADPALFG; from the coding sequence ATGGCGCTGCTGGCCGGTACAGAATTCGCTGGTTACACCATCGTCAGAAGTATTGGCGCAGGCGGGATGGGCGAGGTGTATCTCGCCGAACATCCACGCTTACCCAGGCGTGACGCCCTGAAGATCTTGCCCGAAGCGTTTACCGGCAATCACGAGTTTCGGGGGCGGTTCGTTCGCGAAGCCGATCTTGCCGCAGGCCTTTGGCACCCGCACATCGTCGGCGTTCACGATCGCGGCGAGTTCGACGGCCGTCTGTGGATCGCTATGGACTACGTCGACGGCTGCGACGCCAGCCAATTGGTGCGTACCAAGCACCCCGCTGGCATGCCAGTAGCCGAGGTGACAACCATCGTCTCGGCGATCGCCGGCGCTTTGGACTACGCGCACCAGCGCGGTCTGCTGCACCGCGATGTCAAGCCGGGAAACATCCTGATCGAATCCGCGTCCTCCGGCCCGCCGCGTATCGCCCTGTCTGACTTCGGGATAGCCCGGGAGATCGTTGACTCTGCTGGACTCACGGCAACGAATCTGACGGTCGGGACTGTTGCCTACGCTGCACCAGAACAGCTGATGGGGCAGAGCCTGGACGGGCGGGCTGACCAGTACGCGTTGGCGGCGACCACATATCACCTGCTTACCGGCTCAGCCCCGTTTAGCAACTCCAACCCGGCAGCCGTGATTGGGCAGCACCTCACCGCGACACCGCCGAAGTTGAGCGCGTTACGTCCGGAGTTGGCTGCGCTTGACGAGGTACTCGGGAAAGCACTGTCCAAGGCCCCGGCAGATCGGTTCGCCACGTGTGCGGAGTTCGCATCCGCACTGAGCCAGGCCGAGAATGATGCTGACCGTTCGACCGTGCGACGCCAGGTCACGGCTACCCCCGCCGCAATTCAAACCCAGGAGAACCGTCGGCAACGCGGCCGGAAGCGTGGCGTCGCAATCTTGTCCGTGGTAACCGTCCTGATCGCCACTGTGGTGGCCATGGGGACCTATATCCGAAACCACCCGGCTACCCACGTCGAGGAGATTCACCCCATAGCCGCGACGGCGCCACTCGACGGAACATTTCGCTTTCAATACCGTCCCGCACAGTCGACCTTGATGGGTTCTCCGCATCCACTGCCGTACGAGGACTACGAGCGGTGGTGGGCGATGCGAACTAGCTGCAACCAATCCGCCTGTTTCGCCATTGGATTGCCATTGAATTCCGAGGATCACAATCGGCTGCAAGACAACGGGACTGCTACGCGCTTTCAGTTTGTCGATGGCAACTGGCACGAGTCTCCGAGGCGGAAACGCGATGATATGGACGCGTGTTCCATAGGCGCTGATGGCACGATGGAGAAGGGCCAAGACACGACCGTAACGGCTTCGCAGCTGCAACCGCAGTCTGACGGATCGTTCCAGAGCACCGTAACCATGACAGTCATTACCAGTGAATGTGGGCGGCAAGGCGGGGTTTTCCAAACACCGTTCACAGCAGTGCGAGTCGGCGACAACCCGCCCGAGATCACCATGCCAGATCCGATAATCGCTGAGCTGCCTACTCCTGAAACTATGACGGGCCCCGTCTTGGCTGGCGCGTATCAACTGACTCTCAATACCGGCCAAACCCGTTCCGATGGCACTTTCAACCACACCAGCGACGTACTACGCCAGTGGTGGGCGTATCGATCACGATGCACAGCGTCAGGATGCGTAGCCACCGCAGCCGCCCTCGATGAAGCTAACCCCACCCAAGCCACAGGACTGGCCAGTGTTCTGCGACTGGTCGATGGCCGCTGGCACCAGATGTCAACACCAATCCGCGTCCCCTGCGACTCCGACCCCACCCGCGAACACACCACAGATAATTCTCTGACACTGAATCCGCTACCCGATGGCACCCTCAGTGGGACATACAGATACACGATCAATTCGAACGAATGCGGCGGTAAGGGGTCATGGTTCGAGGTCCCTGTTACTGCAGTGCGCGAAGGAGAGGTCCCGGCGAGCGTCACTGTCGCCGATCCGGCCCTGTTCGGCTGA
- a CDS encoding glycoside hydrolase translates to MGRHELASQRKRSSVLMAAVLAPAALFFAVGGSANPAVPKESIAVVAEDNSPGGLQLVAAPAASPEAGPPARFAVASRTRTVPRFLPAGVAPERGLQVRTIQAARSISDAFPQIMQIGGVRADALRWHPNGLALDVMVPNPSSAEGIALGDSIVAYVMENAGRFGLQDAIWRGVYYTPGGGAQRGGYGHYDHVHVTTTGGGYPSGSEVYLR, encoded by the coding sequence GTGGGCCGACACGAGTTAGCCAGCCAGCGCAAACGATCATCGGTATTGATGGCGGCAGTCCTCGCACCAGCTGCATTGTTCTTTGCTGTGGGAGGTAGCGCCAATCCTGCGGTGCCGAAAGAATCCATTGCGGTGGTTGCTGAAGACAATTCACCAGGCGGTTTGCAGTTGGTAGCCGCACCGGCAGCGTCCCCGGAAGCGGGACCACCCGCGCGGTTTGCAGTGGCGTCACGAACGCGCACCGTGCCGAGGTTCCTGCCCGCCGGGGTAGCGCCCGAACGTGGCCTGCAGGTGCGCACGATCCAGGCCGCGCGCAGCATCAGCGACGCCTTTCCCCAGATCATGCAGATCGGTGGCGTACGGGCCGACGCGCTGCGCTGGCACCCCAACGGCTTGGCGCTCGATGTGATGGTCCCCAACCCGAGCAGCGCCGAAGGCATCGCGCTCGGCGATTCGATCGTGGCCTACGTGATGGAGAACGCCGGCCGATTCGGCCTGCAGGACGCCATCTGGCGCGGTGTCTACTACACACCCGGCGGCGGGGCCCAGCGCGGCGGCTACGGCCACTACGACCACGTCCACGTCACTACCACCGGCGGCGGGTATCCCAGCGGCAGCGAGGTTTACCTGCGCTGA
- a CDS encoding TetR/AcrR family transcriptional regulator, whose translation MRSRLLDTARQLIARRGVETLTTQSIADTAHVSIGTVYRYFPDRAAIIAELVDDATRDISFQLVRGVGQAIDLEVDQAALLIVDTLTAAYEQHGPILLAALTSSSFDLPPYLNHTAMDEIERSLLPLGSVIPSRARPDLSPAELDDLVFVTMGVTSSACLRIALQRPVTADREAMVRLTATMLAAALKAPDAS comes from the coding sequence ATGCGCAGCCGCCTGCTCGACACCGCCCGCCAGCTAATCGCGCGACGCGGTGTGGAAACGCTGACCACGCAGAGCATTGCTGACACTGCACATGTCAGCATCGGCACTGTCTATCGGTATTTTCCGGATCGCGCCGCCATCATCGCCGAGCTGGTGGACGATGCCACCCGCGACATCTCGTTCCAACTGGTGCGCGGCGTCGGCCAAGCCATCGATCTTGAGGTGGACCAGGCGGCGCTGCTTATCGTCGACACCCTGACGGCCGCGTACGAGCAGCACGGCCCGATCCTGCTCGCCGCGCTGACATCCTCATCTTTTGACCTACCGCCCTACCTCAACCACACCGCGATGGATGAGATTGAGCGCAGTCTTTTGCCGCTGGGCAGCGTCATCCCGAGCAGGGCGCGGCCGGATCTGTCGCCCGCGGAGTTGGACGATCTGGTGTTCGTGACTATGGGGGTGACGTCGAGCGCGTGCCTGCGCATCGCCTTGCAGCGGCCCGTGACCGCGGATCGCGAGGCGATGGTCCGGCTGACGGCGACCATGCTGGCCGCCGCACTCAAGGCCCCCGACGCTTCCTGA
- a CDS encoding SDR family oxidoreductase: protein MVVSGASRGIGLAIGLGAARLGANVVLLAKTGEPHPRLPGTVHTAAAEIEEAGGKALAVVGDVRSEEDVQRAVDAAVDRFGGIDICVNNASSIATEPSEHLSAKKFDLMQDINVRGTFLLTKACLPHLRKSAAPHVLTIAPPINMNPYWLGVHPSYTLSKYGMTLLTLGWAAEYADAGIASNCLWPETYIATSAVANSPDGGELLEKARSPQIMADAAVEILRRPAAEASGQCYIDADVLAEAGVTDFSSYGGGPEPLMDFFVDRPLGAGVSGR from the coding sequence ATGGTGGTGTCCGGCGCAAGCCGCGGTATCGGCCTGGCCATCGGACTGGGCGCGGCACGACTAGGCGCCAACGTGGTGCTGTTGGCCAAGACTGGCGAGCCGCATCCGCGACTGCCCGGCACCGTGCACACCGCGGCCGCCGAGATCGAGGAAGCCGGCGGAAAGGCTCTGGCGGTCGTGGGCGACGTGCGCAGCGAGGAAGACGTGCAGCGCGCCGTGGACGCCGCGGTCGACAGGTTCGGCGGCATCGACATCTGCGTCAACAATGCCAGCTCCATCGCGACCGAGCCGTCAGAGCATTTGTCCGCCAAGAAGTTTGACCTCATGCAGGACATCAACGTGCGCGGGACATTCCTGCTGACCAAGGCGTGCCTGCCGCACCTACGCAAGTCCGCGGCACCGCACGTGCTGACGATCGCTCCCCCGATCAACATGAACCCGTACTGGTTGGGCGTACACCCGTCCTACACGCTGTCCAAATACGGAATGACGTTGCTGACGCTGGGCTGGGCCGCTGAATACGCCGACGCCGGAATCGCGAGCAACTGCCTGTGGCCGGAGACCTACATCGCGACCTCTGCGGTGGCCAACTCCCCCGACGGCGGCGAGTTACTGGAGAAGGCGCGCAGCCCGCAGATCATGGCTGATGCCGCCGTGGAGATTCTGCGGCGCCCGGCCGCCGAGGCCAGCGGCCAGTGCTACATCGACGCCGACGTGTTGGCGGAGGCCGGCGTGACCGACTTCTCCAGCTACGGGGGCGGACCAGAGCCGCTGATGGACTTCTTCGTCGACCGGCCGCTGGGCGCCGGGGTCTCCGGGCGCTAA
- a CDS encoding aconitate hydratase, with protein sequence MAADRNLDSFGTRGQLSVDDTTYQIRRLDRVDGSARLPYSLKVLLENLLRNEDGRLVTAEQIDAMADWDPSAAHGREIAYTPARVLMQDFTGVPCVVDLVAMRDAISELGGKTTRINPLCPTELVIDHSVIADVFGRTDAFAVNAELEFERNAERYQLLRWGQQAFDDFSVVPPDTGICHQVNLEYLARVVFTRDSSDGPLAYPDTLVGTDSHTPMVNGLGVLGWGVGGIEAEAAMLGQPMSMLIPPVVGLKLTGELQPGTTATDLVLTVAELLRATGVVGKFVEFFGPGVANVPLANRATIGNMSPEYGATCAIFPIDHVTCDYLRLTGRSEHQIKLVEAYAKEQGMWHDPDREPVYSQTLELDLSSVEPSIAGPKRPQDRIPLRLAPHTVAALLDGAETTAQALSDLDKASADSFPASDPIAFGESQSEGKPREQWAGGEKLPWRSDAKPIELADGTRTEIDNGDVVIAAITSCTNTSNPSVMVGAALLARNAVGKGLSRKPWVKTTLAPGSRVVTDYYERAGLTPYLDKLGFNLVGYGCTTCIGNSGPLIPEVSKAVVDNDLTVCSVLSGNRNFEGRIHPEVRMNFLASPPLVVAYALAGTLRVNLLTDPLGTGSDGEPVYLRDIWPTTDEIAAVVDDNLQAEMFTNSYADVFTGDDRWRSLDVPDTDTFSWAPDSTYVRQPPYFDGMTRDPAPLADITGARVLAKLGDSVTTDHISPAGSIRYDSPAGKYLSEHGIERKDFNSYGSRRGNHEVMIRGTFANVRLRNQLAPDTEGGFTRDFTQPDGPVSTIYDASVNYLAAGTPLVILAGKEYGSGSSRDWAAKGTVLLGVRAVLAVSYERIHRSNLIGMGVLPLQFPDGADADSLGLTGEETFDITGVTALSDSIPDTVHVQAGDVEFDATVRIDTPGEADYYRHGGIMQYVLRQLLD encoded by the coding sequence ATGGCCGCAGACAGAAACCTCGACAGCTTCGGAACCCGGGGCCAGCTGAGCGTCGACGACACCACGTATCAGATCCGACGGCTCGATCGCGTCGATGGCTCGGCGCGACTTCCCTACAGCCTCAAGGTTCTGCTGGAGAACCTGCTGCGCAACGAGGACGGCCGGCTGGTCACCGCCGAGCAGATCGACGCGATGGCGGACTGGGACCCGAGCGCCGCACACGGCCGGGAGATCGCCTACACGCCGGCACGGGTGTTGATGCAGGACTTCACCGGGGTGCCATGTGTGGTCGACCTGGTCGCGATGCGCGACGCAATCTCCGAGCTGGGCGGCAAGACCACTCGCATCAACCCGCTGTGCCCCACCGAGCTGGTGATCGACCACTCGGTGATCGCCGACGTCTTCGGCCGCACCGACGCGTTCGCGGTCAACGCCGAGCTGGAGTTCGAGCGCAATGCCGAGCGCTATCAGCTGCTGCGCTGGGGCCAGCAGGCATTCGATGACTTCTCCGTGGTCCCGCCCGACACCGGCATCTGCCACCAGGTGAACCTGGAGTACCTGGCGCGGGTGGTGTTCACCCGCGACAGTTCCGACGGACCGCTGGCCTACCCCGACACCCTCGTCGGCACCGACTCGCACACCCCGATGGTCAACGGGCTTGGCGTGCTGGGCTGGGGTGTCGGCGGGATCGAAGCCGAAGCGGCCATGCTCGGTCAACCGATGAGCATGCTGATCCCTCCGGTGGTCGGCTTGAAGCTGACCGGCGAACTGCAGCCCGGCACCACCGCCACCGACCTGGTCCTCACCGTCGCCGAGCTGCTGCGCGCCACGGGGGTGGTCGGCAAGTTCGTCGAGTTCTTCGGCCCCGGCGTGGCCAATGTCCCGCTGGCGAACCGGGCCACGATCGGCAATATGAGCCCGGAGTACGGGGCCACCTGCGCGATCTTCCCGATCGACCACGTCACCTGCGACTATCTACGGCTGACCGGCCGCTCTGAACACCAGATCAAGCTGGTGGAGGCCTACGCCAAAGAGCAGGGCATGTGGCACGACCCGGATCGCGAGCCGGTCTATTCGCAAACGCTGGAATTGGATCTGAGCAGTGTTGAGCCGTCGATCGCCGGCCCCAAACGGCCGCAGGACCGCATCCCGCTGCGGTTGGCCCCGCACACCGTCGCCGCGCTGCTCGACGGCGCCGAAACCACCGCTCAGGCTCTGTCGGACTTGGATAAGGCGTCGGCGGATTCGTTCCCGGCCAGCGACCCGATCGCGTTCGGCGAATCTCAGTCCGAAGGCAAACCGCGGGAACAGTGGGCAGGCGGCGAGAAGCTCCCGTGGCGAAGCGATGCCAAGCCGATCGAACTCGCCGACGGCACCCGCACCGAGATCGACAACGGCGACGTCGTGATCGCCGCGATCACCTCGTGCACCAACACCTCCAACCCCTCGGTGATGGTCGGCGCGGCACTGCTGGCCCGCAACGCCGTCGGCAAGGGTCTGTCACGCAAGCCGTGGGTGAAGACCACCCTGGCGCCCGGATCGCGGGTGGTCACCGACTATTACGAGCGGGCGGGTCTGACGCCCTACCTGGACAAGTTGGGCTTCAACCTGGTCGGCTACGGCTGCACCACGTGCATCGGCAACTCGGGACCGCTGATCCCCGAGGTGAGTAAAGCCGTGGTCGACAACGATCTGACCGTGTGCTCGGTGCTGTCGGGCAACCGCAACTTCGAGGGCCGCATCCACCCCGAAGTCCGCATGAACTTCCTGGCGTCCCCGCCTCTGGTGGTCGCCTACGCACTGGCCGGCACACTGCGCGTCAACCTGCTCACCGATCCGCTGGGCACCGGCAGCGACGGCGAACCGGTGTACCTGCGCGACATCTGGCCCACCACCGACGAGATCGCCGCCGTGGTTGACGACAACCTGCAGGCCGAGATGTTCACCAACAGCTATGCCGACGTCTTCACCGGCGACGACCGCTGGCGTTCCCTGGACGTCCCCGACACCGACACCTTCTCCTGGGCACCGGATTCCACCTACGTGCGCCAGCCGCCGTACTTCGACGGCATGACCCGCGACCCGGCGCCACTCGCCGACATCACCGGCGCCCGGGTGCTGGCCAAACTCGGCGACTCGGTCACCACCGACCACATCAGCCCGGCCGGCTCCATCCGATACGACTCACCCGCTGGAAAGTACCTGTCCGAGCACGGAATTGAGCGAAAAGACTTCAACTCCTACGGTTCGCGGCGCGGCAACCACGAGGTGATGATCCGCGGCACCTTCGCCAACGTGCGACTGCGCAACCAATTGGCACCCGACACCGAGGGCGGCTTCACCCGCGACTTCACCCAGCCGGACGGTCCGGTCAGCACCATCTACGACGCGTCGGTGAACTACCTCGCTGCCGGTACTCCCCTGGTGATCCTGGCCGGTAAGGAATACGGATCCGGCTCCTCGCGCGACTGGGCCGCCAAGGGCACCGTGCTACTCGGTGTGCGGGCGGTGCTGGCAGTGTCCTACGAGCGCATCCACCGGTCCAACCTGATCGGTATGGGCGTGCTTCCGCTGCAGTTCCCCGACGGCGCCGACGCAGACTCGCTGGGCCTGACCGGCGAAGAGACCTTCGACATCACCGGGGTGACCGCGCTGAGCGACAGCATCCCCGACACCGTGCATGTGCAGGCCGGCGACGTCGAATTCGATGCGACGGTGCGCATCGACACCCCGGGCGAGGCCGACTACTACCGGCACGGCGGCATCATGCAATACGTACTGCGCCAATTGCTCGACTGA